DNA from Planctomycetota bacterium:
GACGCTGCGGCCGGGAATCATCGAACTTGTTTCCCGACTCCGCCGCGTGCCGGGCATCACGGACCTGTCGATGACGACCAACGGGTTCGCGTTGGCCGACCTCGCCGAACCGCTCCGCGCCGCGGGGTTGGACCGGATCACGGTGAGCATCGACTCGCTCGACCCCGAGAAGTTTCGCCGCATCACGCGAACAGGCGATCTCTCGAAAGTCCGCGCCGGCATCGACGCCGCACTCATGGCCGGCTTGCGTGTCAAGCTCAACGTCGTCGCGATGCGCGGCGTCAACGACGACGAGTTTGCCGACTTCGCGGAGCTGACACGATCCACGCCGATGACGGTGCGGTTCATCGAGTACATGCCGCTGGGCGACAGTGCGTTTTACGACGGTGCCGGCATGGACGAGATCGGTCCGGCGGGTGGATGTGGGGCGCCGAGAAACTACGGCGACGTGTTCATCGCCGAAGGCGACATCCGCGCCCGTATCGGCGACCTCGAACCGGCCGACCCGGACGCGGGCGTCGGTCCCGCGATCGTCTGGCGTCTGCCCGGTGGCATCGGCAAGGTCGGCTTCATCAGCGCCATGTCCGCGCCTTTCTGCTCGACCTGCAACCGCCTGCGTCTCACCGCGACCGGCGTGCTGCGCAGTTGCCTCTTCGACGGCGGCGAGGTCGACCTACGACCGTTGCTCCCGACCCGTGACCTTGCCGACGCGTTCGTCGAATGCGTCGCGATGAAACCCGACACACACAGCCAACGCGGCAACGAGCAGATGAGCCGGATCGGCGGGTGATCAGTCAACGACGTCGATCAGCACATCGGCCACGCGTTCGCGCTCCGGCTCGGTCAGTTCCGGATACACCGGCAACGCAAGGACTTCGGCCTGGGCCGACTCGGTGTGCGGCAGGTCGCCGACTTTGCCGCCGCGATAGCCGAAGCACTTCTGCAAATGCAGGCCCAATGGGTAATAAATTCCGCTACCGACGCCGTGCTCACCGAGCTTTTCCTTGACGGCGTCACGGTCTTTCACGCGAACGACGTACTGGTTGTAGATGCTCTTGTTCCCCGCATCGATGAACGGCGTCACGATCTGCTCGACCTCCGCGAACCGCTCGTCGTAGTACGCCGCGTTGGCCCGCCGAGCGTCGTGCCACTTTTCGAGGTACTGCAGTTTGACCTTGAGCACGGCCGACTGAAGCGCGTCGATGCGGAAGTTACCGCCGACCTCGTCGTGGTAGT
Protein-coding regions in this window:
- the moaA gene encoding GTP 3',8-cyclase MoaA; the protein is MRLPLLDTPNTDTGPRSIAAVRMLRVSVTDRCNFRCGYCMPADGVRWLPKNELLDFEEIETVVRTAVDAHGIDHVKLTGGEPTLRPGIIELVSRLRRVPGITDLSMTTNGFALADLAEPLRAAGLDRITVSIDSLDPEKFRRITRTGDLSKVRAGIDAALMAGLRVKLNVVAMRGVNDDEFADFAELTRSTPMTVRFIEYMPLGDSAFYDGAGMDEIGPAGGCGAPRNYGDVFIAEGDIRARIGDLEPADPDAGVGPAIVWRLPGGIGKVGFISAMSAPFCSTCNRLRLTATGVLRSCLFDGGEVDLRPLLPTRDLADAFVECVAMKPDTHSQRGNEQMSRIGG